A window from Pseudomonas sp. Tri1 encodes these proteins:
- a CDS encoding D-glycerate dehydrogenase — protein sequence MKKHVVLYKALSVQLMDRLQAQAQVTLIERLDAQGLARLRDALPGAHGLLGASLKLDAPLLDLAPNLQAIASVSVGVDNYDIDYLTERRILLSNTPDVLTETTADTGFALILATARRVVELANLVRSGQWQQSIGPKHFGSDVHGKTLGIIGMGRIGEALAQRGHFGFGMPVLYHSHSPKPAVEQRFGAHYCSLETLLQQADFICLTLPLTAETQGLIGAQAFARMRPESIFINISRGKVVDEGALIDALRNGQIRGAGLDVFEREPVSADSPLLQMDNVVATPHMGSATHETREAMARCAVDNLLMALAGERPVNLVNPGAWKG from the coding sequence ATGAAAAAGCACGTGGTGTTGTACAAAGCGCTGTCAGTGCAATTGATGGACCGCCTGCAAGCGCAGGCCCAAGTCACCCTCATCGAACGCCTCGATGCACAGGGCCTGGCCCGACTGCGCGACGCTTTGCCAGGCGCCCATGGCCTGCTGGGTGCCAGCCTCAAGCTGGATGCGCCGCTCCTGGACTTGGCGCCGAATCTGCAAGCCATCGCCAGCGTCTCGGTGGGGGTCGACAACTACGACATCGATTACCTGACCGAACGCCGGATCCTGCTCAGCAACACCCCCGACGTGCTGACCGAGACCACCGCAGACACCGGCTTCGCCCTGATCCTGGCGACAGCTCGACGCGTGGTGGAACTGGCCAATCTGGTCCGCTCGGGCCAATGGCAACAGAGCATCGGCCCCAAGCATTTTGGCAGCGACGTCCACGGCAAGACCCTGGGCATCATCGGCATGGGCCGCATCGGCGAAGCCCTGGCCCAGCGCGGACACTTCGGCTTCGGCATGCCGGTGCTCTACCACAGCCATTCGCCCAAGCCCGCGGTCGAGCAACGCTTCGGCGCGCACTACTGCAGCCTCGAAACGCTGTTGCAGCAGGCGGACTTCATTTGCCTGACCTTGCCCTTGACCGCCGAGACCCAAGGGCTGATCGGGGCACAAGCGTTTGCACGGATGCGCCCTGAGAGCATCTTCATCAATATCTCCCGGGGCAAGGTGGTGGATGAAGGCGCGCTGATCGACGCCCTGCGCAACGGACAGATCCGTGGCGCGGGACTGGATGTGTTCGAACGCGAACCCGTGAGCGCGGACTCGCCGTTGTTGCAAATGGATAACGTGGTGGCAACGCCGCACATGGGCTCGGCCACCCACGAGACACGGGAAGCGATGGCCCGCTGTGCGGTGGACAATCTGTTGATGGCGTTGGCGGGGGAACGGCCGGTGAATCTGGTGAATCCGGGGGCGTGGAAGGGTTGA
- a CDS encoding DUF58 domain-containing protein, with protein sequence MNNPLAPAPGIRVSLSELIEMRHRVREVQLFSTPGQRSPLIGLHHSKLRGRGVDFDQVRVYQAGDDVRTIDWRVTARTQEPHTKLFHEERERPIFIMIEQSHRLFFGSGLMFKSVLAAQAASLIGWAALGHNDRVGGLVFGDNTHYEVKPRRSKQSLLQLLNRLVRVNQSLHTEGEPDRDSFGIALRRAREVLRPGSLVIVICDERALSDSAEQQLSLLSRHCDLLLLPLSDPLDHALPAAGLLRFAQRGSQLELDTLNFELRQAYRAQAEARQERWEILAQKLRILMMPLSTQGDMVEQLREYLNPKRAGKSR encoded by the coding sequence ATGAATAACCCACTGGCGCCCGCACCGGGCATCCGCGTCAGCCTTTCGGAGCTGATCGAGATGCGCCATCGCGTGCGTGAAGTGCAGTTGTTCTCGACACCCGGCCAGCGCAGCCCGTTGATCGGCCTGCACCATTCCAAGTTGCGCGGGCGCGGGGTGGATTTCGATCAGGTGCGGGTCTATCAGGCCGGCGATGATGTGCGCACCATTGACTGGCGCGTCACCGCGCGCACCCAGGAGCCGCATACCAAGCTGTTCCACGAAGAACGGGAACGGCCGATTTTCATCATGATCGAGCAAAGCCACCGCTTGTTCTTCGGTTCCGGGCTGATGTTCAAGTCGGTGCTCGCCGCCCAGGCCGCCAGCCTGATCGGCTGGGCCGCTCTGGGGCACAATGACCGGGTCGGCGGGCTGGTGTTCGGCGACAACACTCATTACGAGGTCAAGCCCCGGCGCAGCAAACAGAGCCTTCTGCAACTGCTCAACCGCCTGGTGCGGGTCAATCAGTCGCTGCACACCGAAGGCGAGCCGGACCGCGACTCGTTTGGCATTGCCCTGCGTCGAGCCCGGGAAGTGCTGCGGCCCGGCAGCCTGGTGATCGTGATTTGCGACGAACGCGCCCTGTCCGACAGTGCCGAGCAACAACTGAGCCTGCTGTCGCGCCATTGCGACCTGTTGCTGCTGCCATTGTCAGACCCACTGGATCACGCCCTGCCCGCCGCTGGCCTGCTGCGTTTCGCCCAACGCGGTTCACAGTTGGAGCTCGACACCCTGAACTTCGAATTGCGCCAGGCCTATCGCGCCCAGGCCGAGGCGCGCCAGGAGCGCTGGGAAATACTGGCGCAGAAGCTGCGGATCCTGATGATGCCCTTGAGTACCCAGGGCGACATGGTCGAGCAGCTGCGCGAATACCTGAACCCCAAGCGGGCCGGGAAAAGTCGATGA
- a CDS encoding MoxR family ATPase: MEHREALLALRTFLSTQILGQEKLIERLLIALLADGHMLVEGAPGLAKTKAIKELAEGIEAQFHRIQFTPDLLPADITGTEIYRPETGSFVFQQGPIFHNLVLADEINRAPAKVQSALLEAMAERQVSVGRSTYELSPLFLVMATQNPIEQEGTYPLPEAQLDRFLMHVKIGFPDAAVERRILQQARGEALNGETKPERRVSQQAIFSARKEILGLYMADAVEEYLVQLVMATRTPAKFDPEMAEWIAYGASPRGSIALDRCARAHAWLAGRDFVSPEDIQAVLFDVLRHRIILSFEAEAAGIDQDRVVQRILDVVAVA; this comes from the coding sequence ATGGAACATCGTGAAGCGCTGCTGGCGCTGCGAACCTTTCTTTCAACGCAGATTCTCGGCCAGGAAAAACTCATCGAGCGCCTGCTCATCGCCCTGCTCGCCGATGGCCACATGTTGGTGGAAGGCGCGCCGGGGCTGGCCAAGACCAAGGCCATCAAAGAGTTGGCCGAGGGCATCGAAGCGCAATTCCATCGTATCCAGTTCACCCCCGACCTGTTGCCCGCCGACATCACCGGCACGGAAATCTATCGCCCGGAAACCGGCAGTTTCGTGTTCCAGCAAGGGCCGATCTTCCACAACCTGGTGCTGGCGGACGAAATCAACCGTGCCCCGGCCAAGGTCCAGTCGGCCTTGCTCGAAGCCATGGCCGAGCGACAGGTCAGTGTCGGGCGCAGTACCTATGAACTGTCACCGCTGTTCCTGGTAATGGCCACGCAGAACCCTATCGAGCAGGAAGGCACCTACCCGCTGCCCGAAGCCCAGCTCGACCGCTTCCTGATGCACGTCAAGATCGGCTTCCCGGACGCCGCAGTGGAGCGCCGCATCCTGCAACAGGCCCGGGGTGAAGCGCTGAACGGCGAAACCAAGCCCGAGCGCCGCGTCAGTCAGCAGGCGATTTTTTCCGCGCGCAAGGAAATCCTCGGCTTGTACATGGCCGATGCGGTGGAGGAATACCTGGTGCAACTGGTCATGGCCACCCGCACACCGGCCAAGTTCGACCCGGAGATGGCCGAGTGGATCGCCTATGGCGCCAGCCCACGGGGCTCCATCGCCCTGGACCGCTGCGCCCGGGCCCACGCCTGGTTGGCCGGACGCGACTTCGTCAGCCCGGAAGACATCCAGGCCGTGCTGTTCGACGTACTGCGCCATCGCATCATCCTGTCGTTCGAAGCCGAAGCCGCCGGTATCGACCAGGACCGGGTTGTGCAGCGGATTCTCGACGTCGTCGCTGTCGCTTGA
- a CDS encoding AP endonuclease, translating into MNKPPVSISLSSYGADLVRQRGQGSFTDLLAAAGASRIEWREELLTTEQPAELAAGAQAQGLQSIFSSPLELWLAGQPRPNPALALALQRAEAFGSTWLKVSLGHFTDSHDLSALADMLAASPVQLLVENDQTLQGGRIEPLRRFFAVAEQQGLPIGMTFDIGNWQWQDQSAVVAARQLGRHVAYVHCKAVARRADGKLLAVPPTMADLHLWEQLLKQMPAGVMRAAEYPLQGGDLLQLTTEHVATLSGLGQSRREPAHV; encoded by the coding sequence ATGAATAAACCACCCGTTTCCATCAGCCTCTCCAGCTACGGCGCCGACCTGGTGCGACAAAGAGGCCAGGGCAGTTTCACCGATCTGCTGGCTGCGGCCGGTGCTTCACGGATCGAATGGCGTGAAGAATTGCTGACCACCGAACAGCCGGCTGAATTGGCCGCAGGCGCCCAGGCCCAAGGCCTGCAGAGTATTTTTTCGTCACCACTCGAACTGTGGCTGGCCGGCCAGCCCAGGCCCAATCCGGCCCTGGCGCTGGCCTTGCAGCGTGCCGAGGCCTTCGGCTCGACATGGCTGAAAGTCTCCCTTGGTCATTTCACCGATTCCCATGATCTGTCGGCCCTGGCAGATATGCTCGCCGCCAGCCCGGTGCAGTTGCTGGTGGAAAACGACCAAACCTTGCAAGGCGGACGGATCGAACCGTTGCGCCGCTTCTTCGCCGTAGCCGAGCAGCAAGGGTTGCCCATCGGCATGACCTTCGACATTGGCAACTGGCAATGGCAGGACCAATCGGCTGTCGTGGCGGCCCGGCAGCTCGGTCGGCATGTGGCGTATGTGCATTGCAAGGCAGTGGCCCGACGCGCCGACGGCAAACTGCTTGCCGTGCCTCCGACCATGGCGGACCTGCATCTGTGGGAGCAACTGCTCAAGCAGATGCCGGCCGGCGTGATGCGCGCCGCCGAGTACCCACTACAAGGCGGCGACCTGCTGCAATTGACCACTGAACATGTCGCCACCTTGTCCGGCCTCGGGCAATCACGTCGGGAGCCTGCCCATGTCTGA
- a CDS encoding MFS transporter, giving the protein MQTLNLATRRWWYIMPIVFITYSLAYLDRANYGFAAASGMAKDLMITPGLSSLLGALFFLGYFFFQVPGAIYAQKHSVKKLIFVSLILWGSLATLTGVVSNAYWLIVIRFMLGVVEAAVMPAMLVYLCHWFTRAERSRANTFLILGNPVTMLWMSVVSGYLVQQFDWRWMFIIEGLPAVLWAFIWWRLADDRPAQAKWLSDQEKHDLESALAAEQVGIKAVKNYAEAFRSPKVIILALQFFCWSIGVYGFVLWLPSILKAGLQMSMVEAGWLSSLPYLAAVVGMLVVSWASDKAQKRKRFVWPPLLIASVAFYASYLLGAEHFWWSYSLLVVAGACMYAPYGPFFAIVPEILPANVAGGAMALINSMGALGSFGGSYLVGYLNGSTGSPGMSFLLMSGALLLSVVLTLALKPGASDRSVSKTAKPQPAPAHS; this is encoded by the coding sequence ATGCAAACGCTCAACCTCGCCACCCGTCGCTGGTGGTACATCATGCCCATCGTGTTCATCACCTACAGCCTGGCCTACCTGGACCGGGCCAACTATGGATTTGCCGCTGCCTCGGGCATGGCCAAGGACCTGATGATCACGCCGGGGCTCTCGTCATTGCTCGGTGCGCTGTTTTTCCTCGGTTACTTTTTCTTCCAGGTGCCGGGGGCGATCTACGCGCAAAAACACAGTGTGAAGAAGCTGATCTTCGTCAGCCTGATCCTTTGGGGCTCGCTGGCGACGCTGACAGGCGTGGTCTCCAATGCGTACTGGCTGATCGTGATCCGCTTCATGCTCGGCGTGGTCGAAGCCGCCGTGATGCCGGCCATGCTGGTGTATCTGTGCCACTGGTTCACCCGGGCCGAACGCTCGCGCGCCAATACCTTCCTGATCCTCGGCAACCCGGTGACCATGCTGTGGATGTCGGTGGTGTCGGGTTACCTGGTGCAACAATTCGACTGGCGCTGGATGTTCATCATCGAAGGCCTGCCGGCGGTGCTCTGGGCCTTTATCTGGTGGCGCCTGGCCGATGATCGTCCGGCCCAGGCCAAGTGGCTCAGCGATCAGGAAAAACACGACCTGGAAAGCGCACTGGCGGCCGAACAGGTTGGTATCAAGGCGGTGAAGAACTATGCCGAGGCCTTCCGCTCGCCCAAGGTGATCATCCTGGCGCTGCAGTTTTTCTGCTGGAGCATCGGGGTCTACGGGTTCGTGCTGTGGTTGCCGTCCATCCTCAAGGCTGGCCTGCAAATGAGCATGGTCGAGGCCGGGTGGCTGTCGTCGTTGCCTTACCTGGCGGCGGTGGTCGGCATGCTGGTGGTGTCCTGGGCGTCGGACAAGGCGCAAAAACGCAAGCGTTTTGTCTGGCCGCCGTTGCTGATCGCCTCCGTCGCGTTCTACGCCTCCTACCTTCTTGGGGCCGAGCATTTCTGGTGGTCCTACAGCTTGCTGGTGGTCGCCGGCGCCTGCATGTACGCCCCGTACGGACCGTTTTTTGCCATCGTTCCAGAAATCCTTCCGGCCAACGTCGCCGGCGGCGCCATGGCGCTGATCAACAGCATGGGCGCGCTGGGTTCGTTCGGCGGCTCATACCTGGTGGGTTACCTCAACGGCTCCACCGGCTCCCCGGGCATGTCGTTTTTGCTGATGAGCGGCGCGTTGCTGCTGTCGGTGGTACTGACCCTTGCCCTCAAGCCCGGCGCCAGTGACCGGAGCGTATCCAAAACCGCGAAGCCGCAACCGGCGCCCGCCCATTCCTGA
- a CDS encoding VWA domain-containing protein, which translates to MFEFAWPWIFALLPLPWLMRLVLPAADSGEPALKVSFLGDLEGLVGRRARANLPTWRQQAPFILLWLLLLMAAARPQWLGEPLPIAASGRDLLVAVDVSGSMDFPDMQWKDEEVSRLALVQHMLGDFLERREGDRVGLILFGSQAYLQAPLTFDRRTVRRWLDEARIGIAGKNTAIGDAIGLALKRLRQRPAHSRVLILITDGANNGGEIDPLTAARLAADEGVKIYPIGIGADPEQSGTTGLLGVNPSLDLDEPTLKDIAQVTGGQYFRAQDGEQLLAIKTTLDQLEPVTQQPTQARPAQALYHWPLALALLLSVLLVARGHWPDNPLQRLFNRPLFQTSQHAEWRQRLKRLRLRRRR; encoded by the coding sequence ATGTTTGAATTCGCCTGGCCATGGATTTTCGCCCTGTTGCCGCTGCCCTGGCTGATGCGCCTGGTATTGCCGGCGGCCGACAGCGGCGAGCCGGCGCTCAAGGTCAGTTTCCTGGGCGACCTCGAAGGCCTGGTGGGACGTCGAGCCCGGGCCAATCTGCCGACCTGGCGCCAGCAGGCGCCCTTCATCCTGCTCTGGTTGCTGTTGCTGATGGCCGCTGCACGTCCTCAATGGTTAGGCGAGCCGTTGCCGATTGCCGCCAGCGGTCGTGACCTGCTGGTGGCGGTGGATGTCTCGGGGTCCATGGATTTCCCCGACATGCAGTGGAAGGACGAAGAGGTCAGTCGCCTGGCGCTGGTCCAACACATGCTGGGGGATTTTCTCGAGCGTCGCGAAGGTGACCGGGTCGGCCTGATCCTGTTCGGCAGCCAGGCCTATCTGCAGGCGCCACTGACCTTCGATCGTCGCACCGTGCGGCGCTGGCTCGACGAAGCGCGCATCGGCATCGCCGGCAAAAACACCGCCATCGGCGACGCCATCGGCCTGGCCCTCAAGCGTCTGCGCCAACGTCCGGCCCACAGCCGCGTGCTGATCCTGATCACCGACGGCGCCAACAATGGCGGTGAAATCGACCCGCTGACCGCCGCGCGACTGGCCGCCGACGAAGGCGTGAAAATCTACCCGATCGGCATCGGCGCCGACCCGGAACAAAGCGGCACGACGGGCTTGCTCGGCGTCAACCCGAGCCTGGACCTGGACGAGCCGACACTCAAGGACATCGCCCAGGTCACCGGCGGCCAGTATTTTCGTGCCCAGGATGGTGAACAACTGCTGGCGATCAAGACCACCCTCGACCAGCTAGAACCGGTGACCCAGCAACCGACCCAAGCCCGCCCTGCCCAGGCGCTTTACCACTGGCCCCTGGCCCTGGCGTTACTGTTGAGCGTGTTGCTGGTGGCGCGGGGACACTGGCCGGACAATCCGTTGCAGCGCCTGTTCAACCGCCCGTTGTTCCAGACCAGCCAACATGCCGAATGGCGTCAGCGGCTCAAGCGCCTGCGCTTGCGGAGGCGTCGATGA
- a CDS encoding tetratricopeptide repeat protein → MIALWPHWLRPWFVLLLPLLGWLLWQLWHRQKRVGRWQMILPPAFHAVLLSGGNGRESRLPWIALGLGWLLIVLALLGPSWARVEQTSQKPADPLVVVLELTPEMLATDVPPTRLEQARRKVLDLLHNRSDAQTAIIVYAGSAHTLVPLSDDLSTSANLLEALAPSIMPQSGHRADLAVHKALALLDQGELGQGRILLIGSSLNEQERQGIRQALDGSATQWLMLGIGTREGAPVAQEDGSYLKDAQGAILLPRLDNPGLKAFANELDGRYRPARLDDSDLRGLGLLDGPRHLRSDGQTLRLDTWADQGYWLLLPLLLLAACAGRRGWLFCLPLLFMLPQTGHAFELQDLWLRPDQQGQHLLKQKRPAEAAEHFEDRQWQGVALYEAGNYSEAARRFAEGTDARAHYNRGNALARSGELEAALDAYEQALELQPDLRPAQTNKALVESLLKEQAPPAEEPKPSESEEPGPAEQAPDADTATQSSEPGQPSGTSATPDESQTPRAAQPPAAQDVPGSELPDEQTTTPPLRPAAGQRNEEEQRQALEQWLRQIPDNPGELLRRKFWYEQQSHQAQGKTQ, encoded by the coding sequence ATGATCGCCCTCTGGCCACACTGGCTACGCCCTTGGTTCGTGTTGCTGCTGCCGTTGCTGGGCTGGTTGCTCTGGCAACTGTGGCATCGGCAGAAACGCGTCGGTCGCTGGCAAATGATCTTGCCTCCAGCCTTTCATGCCGTACTGCTCAGCGGCGGCAATGGCCGTGAAAGCCGGCTGCCGTGGATTGCCCTGGGCCTGGGCTGGCTGCTGATCGTGCTGGCGTTGCTAGGGCCAAGCTGGGCGCGGGTCGAACAGACCAGTCAGAAACCCGCCGACCCACTGGTGGTGGTGCTGGAGCTGACCCCGGAGATGCTCGCCACCGACGTCCCGCCCACGCGTCTGGAACAGGCGCGGCGCAAGGTCCTGGACTTGTTGCACAACCGCAGCGACGCCCAGACCGCGATCATCGTCTATGCCGGCAGCGCCCACACGCTGGTGCCACTGTCCGATGACCTGTCCACCAGCGCCAACCTGCTCGAAGCCCTCGCGCCGTCGATCATGCCGCAAAGCGGCCATCGCGCCGACCTGGCAGTCCATAAGGCCCTGGCCCTGCTGGACCAGGGCGAGCTCGGCCAAGGCCGGATCCTGCTGATCGGCTCGTCGCTGAACGAGCAGGAACGCCAAGGCATTCGCCAGGCCCTGGACGGTTCCGCTACACAATGGCTGATGCTGGGCATCGGCACCCGGGAAGGTGCACCGGTGGCCCAAGAGGATGGCAGTTATCTCAAGGATGCCCAGGGCGCAATTCTGTTGCCGCGCCTGGACAACCCGGGGCTCAAGGCGTTCGCCAATGAGTTGGATGGCCGTTACCGTCCGGCACGCCTGGACGACAGCGACCTGCGCGGCCTGGGCCTGCTGGACGGCCCTCGCCATCTGCGCAGCGACGGTCAGACCTTGCGCCTGGACACCTGGGCCGATCAAGGCTATTGGCTGCTCCTGCCGTTGCTACTGCTGGCCGCCTGCGCCGGGCGCCGAGGCTGGTTATTTTGCCTGCCGCTGCTGTTTATGCTGCCGCAAACCGGGCATGCCTTCGAACTCCAGGACCTGTGGTTGCGTCCCGACCAACAGGGCCAGCACCTGCTCAAGCAGAAACGCCCGGCCGAGGCTGCCGAGCACTTCGAGGACCGACAATGGCAAGGCGTTGCCCTGTACGAAGCCGGCAACTACAGCGAAGCCGCCCGGCGCTTTGCCGAGGGTACCGACGCCCGCGCCCACTACAATCGTGGCAACGCCCTGGCCCGGAGCGGCGAACTGGAAGCCGCGCTGGACGCCTATGAGCAGGCTCTGGAGTTGCAACCGGACCTGCGCCCCGCCCAGACCAACAAGGCACTGGTGGAAAGCTTGTTGAAAGAGCAAGCCCCGCCAGCGGAAGAGCCCAAGCCTAGCGAAAGCGAAGAGCCGGGGCCTGCCGAGCAAGCACCGGATGCCGATACCGCCACCCAGTCTTCGGAACCTGGGCAACCCTCCGGAACATCAGCGACGCCGGACGAATCCCAGACTCCCCGGGCCGCACAACCGCCTGCGGCCCAGGATGTACCGGGCAGTGAACTGCCCGATGAGCAAACCACCACCCCGCCACTGCGTCCCGCCGCAGGGCAGCGCAATGAAGAAGAACAGCGCCAGGCACTGGAACAATGGCTGCGCCAGATCCCGGATAACCCAGGGGAACTGCTCAGGCGTAAATTCTGGTATGAACAGCAAAGCCATCAGGCCCAGGGAAAAACCCAATGA
- a CDS encoding LacI family DNA-binding transcriptional regulator produces the protein MNSFSAAQRSRVTMLDVAERAGVSKASVSRFIGEDRALLSEAIARRIEQAISELGYRPNQMARGLKRGRTRLIGMLVADIRNPYSIAVMHGVETACRRHGYSLVVCNTDRDDEQERQHLALLRAYNIEGLIVNTLGHHRDELLELRSEMPLVLVDRKVDQLESDLVGLDNPAAVEMALEHLEQRGYRDLLLVTEPFDGTSSRIERVDSFKAGIERRPALTGVVVEIGDQLAADIKTFLAQPGHGPKALFCANGIAALAATRVLRELGCHLFDDVGLIALDDLDWYPLVGSGITALAQPTAEIGASAFECLLKRLRGDNGPARTQDFAARLIERGSTRGDFR, from the coding sequence GTGAACTCTTTCTCCGCCGCCCAGCGCAGCCGCGTGACCATGCTTGATGTCGCCGAACGCGCAGGGGTTTCCAAGGCCAGCGTCTCGCGTTTCATTGGCGAGGACCGCGCCCTGCTCTCCGAGGCCATCGCCCGGCGCATCGAGCAGGCGATCAGCGAGCTGGGCTACCGCCCGAATCAGATGGCCCGTGGTCTCAAGCGCGGCCGCACACGCCTGATCGGCATGCTGGTGGCCGATATCCGCAACCCTTATTCAATTGCCGTGATGCATGGCGTGGAAACCGCCTGCCGGCGTCATGGCTACAGCCTGGTGGTGTGCAACACCGACCGCGATGACGAGCAGGAACGCCAGCACCTGGCGTTGTTGCGCGCCTACAACATCGAAGGGCTGATCGTGAATACCCTCGGCCACCATCGGGACGAACTGCTCGAGCTGCGCAGTGAAATGCCTCTAGTGCTGGTGGATCGCAAGGTCGACCAGCTCGAAAGCGACCTGGTCGGACTGGACAACCCCGCAGCCGTCGAGATGGCGCTGGAGCACCTTGAACAACGAGGCTACCGCGACCTGCTCCTGGTGACTGAGCCATTCGACGGCACCAGCTCGCGGATCGAGCGGGTCGACAGTTTCAAGGCGGGCATCGAGCGGCGCCCTGCCCTGACCGGTGTCGTGGTGGAAATCGGCGATCAGTTGGCCGCGGACATCAAGACCTTCCTTGCCCAACCCGGCCATGGCCCCAAGGCGCTGTTCTGCGCCAACGGCATTGCCGCCCTGGCCGCCACACGCGTGTTGCGCGAACTGGGTTGTCACTTGTTCGACGACGTCGGCCTGATCGCCCTCGACGATCTGGATTGGTACCCGCTGGTGGGCAGCGGCATCACCGCCCTGGCCCAACCGACGGCCGAGATCGGCGCCAGTGCGTTCGAGTGTTTGCTCAAGCGCCTGCGCGGCGATAACGGGCCGGCGCGAACCCAGGATTTTGCGGCGCGGTTGATTGAGCGTGGGTCGACGCGGGGAGATTTTCGGTAA
- a CDS encoding DUF4381 domain-containing protein, translating to MSNLDQLQPLMAPPPIGFWPPAPGWWLLLVLIPLLGLGLWQLRRFIPVKRTVARAEQPLDPVRLAALAELALLPKPYDGAPAGAWLQQLNGLLKRLCRNHYPYSQSHTLNGRKWLAFLDNRCPAAGLTRWMVLVEGAYKPECKLDDKAIAGLTQAVEIWIRKHV from the coding sequence ATGAGCAACCTGGATCAATTGCAGCCGCTGATGGCACCGCCCCCTATCGGTTTCTGGCCCCCTGCACCGGGCTGGTGGTTACTGCTGGTGTTGATCCCGTTGCTGGGCCTGGGCCTGTGGCAGTTGCGTCGGTTCATTCCCGTCAAGCGCACCGTTGCCCGTGCCGAACAACCGCTGGACCCGGTGCGCCTGGCCGCCCTGGCCGAACTCGCCCTGCTCCCCAAACCCTACGATGGGGCGCCGGCCGGGGCTTGGTTGCAACAGCTCAACGGGCTGCTCAAGCGCCTGTGCCGCAACCACTACCCCTACAGCCAGAGCCACACCCTCAACGGGCGTAAATGGCTGGCCTTCCTGGACAACCGCTGCCCGGCAGCCGGCCTGACCCGTTGGATGGTGCTGGTGGAAGGGGCCTACAAGCCCGAATGCAAACTCGATGACAAGGCCATCGCCGGCCTGACCCAAGCGGTCGAGATCTGGATTCGCAAACATGTTTGA
- a CDS encoding sugar kinase, with the protein MSEFDVLSFGETMAMLVADQKGDLASVNQFHKRIAGADSNVAIGLSRLGFNVAWLSRVGADSLGRFIVQTLENEGLDCRHVAIDPARPTGFQFKSRSDDGNDPQVEYFRRSSAASHLSLDSITPPLLGARHLHATGIVPALSVSAREMSFELMTRMRETGRSLSFDPNLRPSLWTSESMMIREINRLAALAHWVLPGLSEGRLLSGFDDPADIAAFYLDQGAEIVVIKLGADGAYYRTPQDQGVVAGVPVTHVVDTVGAGDGFAVGLISALLEGHAITAAVRRANWIGSRAVQSRGDMEGLPTRVELVAEFETANREQAHSHRGLR; encoded by the coding sequence ATGTCTGAATTCGATGTGTTGTCGTTCGGCGAAACCATGGCGATGCTGGTGGCCGACCAGAAGGGTGACCTGGCCAGCGTCAACCAATTTCACAAACGCATCGCCGGGGCCGACAGCAATGTGGCCATTGGTCTGTCGCGGCTGGGCTTCAACGTGGCGTGGCTGAGCCGGGTCGGCGCCGACTCCCTGGGGCGCTTCATCGTGCAGACGCTGGAGAACGAAGGCCTGGATTGTCGCCACGTGGCGATCGATCCGGCACGTCCCACCGGATTTCAGTTCAAGTCCCGGTCCGACGATGGCAACGATCCGCAAGTCGAGTACTTCCGGCGCAGCTCGGCGGCCAGTCACCTGTCCCTCGACTCCATCACGCCACCGCTGCTCGGCGCCCGCCACTTGCACGCCACCGGCATTGTGCCGGCGCTGTCGGTCAGCGCCCGTGAGATGTCCTTCGAGTTGATGACCCGCATGCGCGAAACCGGCCGCAGCCTGTCGTTCGACCCCAACCTGCGGCCGAGCCTGTGGACCAGTGAGTCGATGATGATTCGCGAAATCAATCGCCTCGCCGCCCTCGCCCACTGGGTCTTGCCGGGGCTCAGTGAAGGTCGCTTGTTGAGCGGTTTCGACGACCCGGCCGACATCGCCGCATTCTACCTGGACCAAGGCGCCGAAATCGTCGTGATCAAGCTCGGCGCGGACGGCGCCTATTACCGGACGCCGCAGGACCAGGGCGTTGTCGCCGGCGTGCCGGTGACCCACGTGGTGGACACCGTGGGCGCCGGTGATGGCTTCGCCGTCGGCCTGATCAGTGCGTTGCTCGAAGGCCACGCCATCACCGCAGCCGTGCGGCGCGCCAACTGGATTGGCAGCCGCGCGGTGCAGAGCCGTGGAGACATGGAAGGGTTGCCGACTCGCGTTGAGTTGGTGGCTGAATTTGAAACCGCGAATCGTGAGCAGGCTCACTCCCACAGGGGTTTGCGCTGA